The sequence below is a genomic window from Paenibacillus sp. DCT19.
TTATGATGCGAAAGGGCAGTGTCCTTTTTCATATCGATAGTAAACCTTACGCTGCGGAAGCAGGCGAGCTCATTGTCATTCCAGGTGGGGCGCTACATGTTGGATATGCCGCTCAAGAAGGGGATGTGGAATACGACTCGGTTGTGGTGAATCCAGCCTTATTTCATGATTTTATGCATGATCAAGTTCATATCGAGTACGTTGCTCCCTATCTAGAGGGAGAGTGAGGTTCCCGGTAAAACCTGCTGACCAAGACGATATCTGTCTCACGTATTATGCATTGATGCATGAAGCGATTGAAGAGATGTCCTTACGGCCTCCGGCTTATCAGCTTGTGGTGAAATCTAAGTTGCATGCTCTATTCACGATGCTTGCCCGTACATTTCTGCCACAGCAACGATCAGAGCGGAGCACGAGGTCCTATTTTCCCAATCGAGAACGATTCAAGCAATTGATTGAACAGGTTGAGGCAACACCGACATCCAAAATCTCAGTGACTGAAGCGGCGAGCCAAGTTGGGCTGAATGCATATCATTTCTGCAAAATGTTCAAAAAACTAACCGGCCGTACATTCGTGGAATATGTAAATGGATGCAAAATGACAGAAGCGGAGCGGCTGCTGCGTGAGAGCAGTCTAACGATTACGGAGATTGCCGCTAGAGTGGGCTGCGAGAACGCCAATTATTTTACTAAATTATATAAAAAACATAAGGGAATGACCCCGTCACAAGGGCGGTTAGAGAAAGAACGTTAGGTGCTCTAGAGTTGATTAAAGGATGAATTGAGGTATTGAGGTGTAACTGAGGAATAGTGATGGGTATTCATTACTCTAGCCTGTGAAAAGAAAGAAAAAAACGGACGCTCGCACCAATCTGCGAATGCCCGTTGGAATCGTGTAATAAGACTACTTCATAAATCGGGAGAACAGCCGGTTGGCTTTTCTGGAGAGGTCGTCCAGCTTGATGTTGGCTTGATCCAATTGGTTGTATCCCCATTTGATCGTTTGCAGCATGCGTGGAGACAGTGGCGTTCCCTTAATCCTTGGATAGATATTGTGATATGCCCAGACAAGGTGTTCCCAGCGATGATCGTTACCGTCCTGAATGTATTCAGATACGTCCAGAACTTTGCCACGTCCATTCTGGAGCAACACATTTTTCAAATGAATGTCCCGCGGATTTAGCCCACGACTGCGGACAGCCTCGCGAGCTGCATCCACATCGAGCATCACTTGCTCGGGACGGGGATTCCCTTCTCCAGACATTCCAGCAGTGTGTCCCCAGGCTCGTAACTAATAACGAGAATATTCCTGCCGCTGCCGTAATAGGTGGGGAAATAAGGTAAACCTTTGAGCTGCTCA
It includes:
- a CDS encoding AraC family ligand binding domain-containing protein — encoded protein: MLDLKALHENTRIDHKSHPFQLFENRFRQMKAGECILYLHWHKHFELIMMRKGSVLFHIDSKPYAAEAGELIVIPGGALHVGYAAQEGDVEYDSVVVNPALFHDFMHDQVHIEYVAPYLEGE
- a CDS encoding helix-turn-helix transcriptional regulator yields the protein MRFPVKPADQDDICLTYYALMHEAIEEMSLRPPAYQLVVKSKLHALFTMLARTFLPQQRSERSTRSYFPNRERFKQLIEQVEATPTSKISVTEAASQVGLNAYHFCKMFKKLTGRTFVEYVNGCKMTEAERLLRESSLTITEIAARVGCENANYFTKLYKKHKGMTPSQGRLEKER